From one Pseudomonas sp. S35 genomic stretch:
- a CDS encoding cupredoxin family protein — MALRTPLLLAGCLLVLSFNALADAAHTYAFGQPAAADKATRTVEVTLQDISFAPKSLDVKAGETVRFVLVNKGQLLHEFNLGDAAMHAAHQKEMLQMQASGMLTATGMGKMDHSAMGHGAMKHDDPNSVLVEPGKTAELTWTFTQATGLEFACNLPGHYQAGMVGTLTVE, encoded by the coding sequence ATGGCGTTGCGTACACCCCTGTTGTTGGCGGGCTGCCTGCTGGTGTTGAGTTTCAATGCACTGGCCGATGCGGCCCACACTTACGCGTTTGGTCAGCCGGCAGCGGCTGACAAGGCCACGCGTACCGTGGAGGTGACGCTGCAGGATATTTCCTTTGCGCCCAAGTCCCTGGATGTAAAAGCCGGTGAGACGGTGCGCTTCGTGCTGGTCAACAAAGGCCAGTTGCTCCATGAGTTCAACCTGGGCGACGCGGCGATGCACGCAGCGCACCAGAAGGAAATGCTGCAAATGCAGGCCAGTGGCATGCTCACGGCCACCGGTATGGGCAAGATGGATCACAGCGCCATGGGCCATGGTGCAATGAAGCACGATGACCCGAACAGCGTGCTGGTCGAGCCCGGTAAAACCGCTGAGTTGACCTGGACGTTCACCCAGGCAACCGGCCTGGAGTTCGCCTGCAACCTGCCGGGGCATTACCAGGCGGGCATGGTGGGGACGCTGACCGTCGAGTAA
- a CDS encoding YopT-type cysteine protease domain-containing protein — MKERLLNLCKKYDVEIVKDYRQYDDRAMRSYDLTRGGWCHGMVIDWLRCKRKSIDFWESLNSDSGKSRVRFLMARQEMVLLKGTFADTKPQVQAGMSSAGLVLRTLELCAGSNDQVCATALVNSLLRGEGRYRYFSIHDGLGTAHAMGFLRSQTQLVFMDPNAGEFVFPAESVFGLWLLEYLKLMRYESKGWLKTCLVQSFG; from the coding sequence ATGAAAGAGCGGTTACTAAACTTATGTAAAAAATATGATGTGGAAATCGTTAAAGATTATAGGCAATACGATGACCGTGCAATGCGCAGCTATGATTTGACGAGAGGAGGTTGGTGTCATGGCATGGTGATCGACTGGTTGCGATGTAAGCGTAAGAGTATTGATTTCTGGGAGTCGCTCAATAGCGACTCGGGGAAGAGTCGCGTACGCTTTCTCATGGCGCGTCAAGAGATGGTGCTTCTAAAAGGCACTTTTGCAGATACGAAACCCCAGGTCCAAGCGGGAATGTCCTCGGCAGGCTTGGTGTTGCGCACTTTAGAGCTATGCGCAGGTAGTAATGATCAAGTGTGTGCGACTGCTTTAGTTAACTCACTGTTACGGGGGGAGGGCCGATATAGATATTTTTCCATCCATGACGGTCTCGGTACTGCTCATGCGATGGGCTTTCTGCGTAGTCAAACGCAGCTTGTCTTCATGGATCCTAATGCGGGCGAGTTCGTATTTCCAGCGGAGTCTGTATTTGGGCTATGGCTGTTGGAATACTTGAAGTTAATGAGATACGAGTCAAAGGGCTGGCTAAAGACTTGTTTGGTGCAATCTTTCGGTTGA
- a CDS encoding lipoprotein-releasing ABC transporter permease subunit has translation MFRPLFVFIGTRYTRAKRRNHFVSFISLTSMIGLALGVVVMIVVLSVMNGFDHEMRTRVLGMVPHATIEGDSPISDWQSLAAKVKQNPKVVAVAPFTQMQGLLTHDGKVQKILLNAIDPAQERNVSIIDKFMLQGKLDDLAPGSFGIVIGDKAAAKLGVGLGDKLTFVAPEVTVTPAGMFPRMKRFTVVGTFHVGAGEIDGYLGLTNLTDLARLHRWQPDQVQGLRLKFNDLFDAPRGAWDIAQHLGESQYYARDWTRTHGNLYQAIRMEKAMIGLLLLLIVAVAAFNIISTLVMVVNDKKGDIAILRTLGATPGQIMAIFMVQGTVIGVVGTLIGTAVGILAALNVSAAIALLEKVIGHKFLNADVYFIDYLPSQVQAQDVLMVGGAALVLSFLATLYPAWRAARTQPAQALRYE, from the coding sequence ATTTTGTGTCGTTCATTTCCTTGACCTCGATGATCGGGCTCGCCTTGGGCGTGGTCGTGATGATCGTGGTGCTGTCGGTGATGAACGGCTTCGATCATGAGATGCGTACCCGCGTGCTGGGCATGGTGCCCCACGCGACCATCGAGGGCGATTCGCCTATCAGTGATTGGCAAAGCCTGGCCGCCAAGGTCAAGCAGAACCCGAAGGTGGTGGCCGTTGCGCCATTTACCCAGATGCAGGGGCTGCTGACCCATGACGGCAAGGTGCAGAAAATCCTGCTCAATGCCATTGATCCGGCCCAGGAGCGCAACGTGTCGATCATCGACAAGTTTATGCTGCAGGGCAAACTCGACGACCTGGCCCCCGGCAGCTTTGGCATCGTGATCGGTGACAAGGCGGCAGCCAAGCTCGGTGTGGGCCTTGGCGACAAGCTGACCTTCGTCGCGCCGGAAGTCACCGTGACCCCGGCCGGCATGTTCCCGCGGATGAAGCGCTTTACCGTGGTCGGTACCTTCCACGTCGGCGCCGGCGAGATCGACGGCTACCTGGGCCTGACCAACCTCACTGACCTCGCCCGCCTGCACCGTTGGCAGCCCGACCAGGTGCAGGGCCTGCGCCTGAAGTTCAACGACCTGTTCGACGCCCCGCGCGGCGCCTGGGACATCGCCCAGCACCTGGGCGAAAGCCAGTATTACGCCCGCGACTGGACCCGTACCCACGGCAACCTGTACCAGGCCATCCGCATGGAAAAAGCCATGATCGGCCTGTTGTTGCTGCTGATCGTCGCGGTGGCCGCGTTCAATATCATCTCCACTTTGGTGATGGTGGTGAACGATAAGAAGGGCGATATCGCGATCCTGCGTACCCTGGGCGCCACGCCGGGGCAGATCATGGCGATCTTCATGGTGCAGGGCACCGTGATCGGCGTGGTCGGCACCTTGATCGGCACCGCGGTCGGCATTCTGGCCGCATTGAACGTCAGCGCCGCCATCGCCTTGCTTGAAAAGGTGATCGGCCACAAGTTCCTCAACGCCGACGTGTACTTCATCGACTACTTGCCGTCCCAGGTTCAGGCCCAGGACGTGCTGATGGTGGGCGGCGCTGCGTTGGTCCTGAGTTTCCTTGCCACCCTGTATCCAGCCTGGCGCGCGGCACGTACCCAGCCAGCACAGGCCTTACGTTATGAGTGA
- the lolD gene encoding lipoprotein-releasing ABC transporter ATP-binding protein LolD produces the protein MSEKAILSCRNLGKSYEEGPESVVVLSNLQLELHPGERVAIVGSSGSGKSTLLNLLGGLDTPSQGSVWLAGEELSALNEKARGQLRNRSLGFVYQFHHLLPEFTALENVCMPLLIGKTAIPQARQRAKALLERVGLGHRLEHKPAELSGGERQRVAIARALVNNPGLVMLDEPTGNLDSHTAQGIKDLMLELSTQMRTAFLVVTHDMSMARQMDRVLHLQEGHLVAI, from the coding sequence ATGAGTGAAAAAGCAATCCTGAGCTGCCGCAACCTGGGCAAATCCTACGAGGAAGGCCCGGAATCGGTGGTGGTGCTGTCCAACCTGCAGCTTGAGCTGCATCCGGGCGAACGCGTGGCGATCGTCGGCAGTTCCGGTTCCGGCAAAAGTACCTTGCTGAACCTGCTGGGCGGCCTCGATACGCCGTCCCAGGGCAGTGTGTGGCTGGCCGGCGAAGAGTTGTCGGCCTTGAATGAAAAGGCCCGTGGCCAACTGCGCAACCGTTCGTTGGGCTTCGTGTACCAGTTCCACCACCTGTTGCCGGAATTCACCGCCCTGGAAAACGTGTGCATGCCGTTGCTGATCGGCAAGACCGCCATCCCGCAAGCCCGCCAGCGTGCCAAGGCCCTGCTGGAACGCGTCGGTCTCGGCCATCGCCTGGAGCACAAACCGGCCGAGCTGTCCGGCGGCGAGCGCCAGCGTGTGGCAATTGCCCGCGCCCTGGTGAACAACCCAGGCTTGGTGATGCTTGACGAGCCCACCGGCAACCTCGACTCCCACACCGCCCAGGGCATCAAGGACTTGATGCTGGAACTGAGCACCCAGATGCGCACTGCGTTCCTGGTGGTGACCCATGACATGAGCATGGCCCGCCAGATGGACCGCGTGCTGCACCTGCAGGAAGGTCATCTGGTCGCCATCTGA
- a CDS encoding PilZ domain-containing protein, which translates to MSEHERDYAEKRDFIRMRVDADVSLLHAGQEIAGVCVDLSSSGMQVQAPRQFDVGDKLTVRIDSEHAALTGLEADTEVVWAKNDGESQHLGLKILKMR; encoded by the coding sequence ATGAGCGAACACGAGCGCGACTACGCTGAGAAACGCGATTTCATCCGCATGCGAGTGGATGCAGATGTGTCTTTGCTCCACGCCGGGCAGGAGATTGCCGGGGTTTGCGTGGACCTTTCCAGCTCTGGGATGCAAGTGCAGGCACCACGCCAGTTCGATGTGGGCGATAAACTGACTGTACGCATCGATTCGGAGCATGCCGCCCTTACCGGCCTGGAGGCGGATACCGAAGTGGTATGGGCCAAGAACGACGGCGAGAGCCAGCACTTAGGCCTCAAGATTCTGAAAATGCGCTGA
- a CDS encoding HAD family phosphatase, translating into MPQAEIATASAPTLTAVLFGLSGCLVDFGSQALTDSPSPGSKATPGALKILRSLKEQGVPCAWLDELPPAVTTPLAAALPDWLKAASPSPIRWPAPHACWQALMELNTERLEGCVLVSGEPRLLQSGLNAGLWTIGLASCGSLCGLAPEQWLALSDKEREYKRGKATVALYGLGVHSVIDHLGELGTCLADISLRQLKGEKP; encoded by the coding sequence ATGCCTCAAGCCGAGATTGCCACCGCCAGCGCGCCCACCTTGACTGCCGTGTTGTTTGGCCTGAGTGGCTGCCTGGTGGATTTCGGTTCCCAGGCACTCACCGATTCACCCTCACCGGGCTCCAAAGCCACGCCAGGGGCTCTGAAGATCCTGCGCAGCCTCAAGGAGCAAGGCGTGCCATGCGCCTGGCTGGATGAATTGCCGCCAGCGGTGACCACCCCCCTGGCCGCCGCACTGCCCGACTGGCTCAAGGCCGCCTCGCCCTCCCCCATCCGCTGGCCCGCGCCCCACGCGTGCTGGCAAGCCTTGATGGAATTGAACACCGAGCGCTTGGAAGGCTGCGTCCTGGTCAGTGGCGAACCTCGGCTGTTGCAATCGGGACTTAACGCCGGGCTGTGGACCATCGGCCTGGCCTCCTGCGGTTCACTGTGCGGCCTGGCGCCCGAACAATGGCTGGCGCTGAGCGACAAGGAACGCGAATACAAGCGTGGCAAGGCCACCGTGGCGCTGTATGGGTTGGGGGTGCACTCGGTGATCGATCACCTTGGTGAACTCGGCACCTGCTTGGCCGACATCAGCCTGCGCCAGCTCAAAGGCGAGAAGCCCTGA
- the queF gene encoding NADPH-dependent 7-cyano-7-deazaguanine reductase QueF (Catalyzes the NADPH-dependent reduction of 7-cyano-7-deazaguanine (preQ0) to 7-aminomethyl-7-deazaguanine (preQ1) in queuosine biosynthesis) produces MHPAAEHSPLGKSSEYICTYTPSLLFPIPRAAKWAELGLSAQTLPYKGVDFWNCFELSWLLPSGKPVVAIGEFSIPADSPNIIESKSFKLYLNSLNQTAFADTARLEATLRTDLSAAAGKPVSVRIRSLAEIEAEGVMALPGVCIDDLDISVSNYEHPRPELLRCDDSRIVEESVHSHLLKSNCPVTSQPDWGSVVVEYRGSALDHASLLEYIVSFRQHSDFHEQCVERIFLDLQRLLKPEKLTVYARYVRRGGLDINPYRSTEDVAFQNVRLARQ; encoded by the coding sequence ATGCATCCCGCAGCCGAACATTCGCCGCTGGGCAAGTCCAGTGAATACATCTGCACCTACACGCCGTCGTTGCTGTTTCCGATTCCTCGCGCTGCCAAGTGGGCCGAACTGGGCCTGAGTGCCCAGACCCTGCCGTACAAGGGCGTGGATTTCTGGAACTGCTTCGAATTGTCCTGGCTGCTGCCGTCGGGCAAGCCGGTGGTGGCCATCGGTGAATTCAGCATCCCGGCCGACTCGCCGAATATCATCGAGTCCAAGTCGTTCAAGCTGTACCTCAACTCGCTGAACCAGACCGCGTTTGCCGACACGGCACGCCTGGAAGCAACCCTGCGCACCGACCTCAGCGCCGCCGCCGGCAAGCCGGTGAGCGTACGCATCCGCAGCCTGGCCGAGATCGAGGCCGAAGGGGTGATGGCCCTGCCGGGTGTGTGCATTGACGACCTGGACATCAGTGTCAGCAACTATGAACACCCGCGCCCTGAGTTGCTGCGTTGCGATGACTCGCGCATCGTTGAGGAGAGCGTGCATAGCCATCTGCTCAAATCCAACTGCCCAGTCACCAGCCAGCCCGACTGGGGCAGCGTGGTGGTGGAGTACCGTGGTTCGGCGTTGGATCACGCGAGCTTGCTGGAATACATCGTGAGCTTTCGCCAGCACTCCGACTTCCATGAGCAGTGCGTCGAGCGCATCTTCCTGGACTTGCAGCGCTTGCTGAAGCCGGAGAAGTTGACCGTGTATGCGCGGTATGTGCGGCGCGGTGGGTTGGATATCAACCCGTACCGCAGCACTGAGGATGTGGCGTTCCAGAACGTGCGCCTGGCTCGCCAGTAA
- a CDS encoding heavy metal response regulator transcription factor, which produces MKLLIVEDQPKTGHYLRQGLAEAGFTTELVADGTSGQHLALTGDYDLLILDVMLPGRDGWQILQAVRSAGLDIPVLFLTARDAVEDRVHGLELGADDYLVKPFAFSELLARVRSLLRRGSSTPQETTLQLADLRLDLIRRRVERDGQRIDLTAKEFSLLELLLRRQGEVLPKTLIASQVWDMNFDSDTNIIEVAIRRLRLKVDDNFPSKLIHTIRGMGYVLEERCN; this is translated from the coding sequence ATGAAACTGCTGATCGTCGAAGACCAACCAAAAACCGGCCACTACCTGCGCCAGGGCTTGGCCGAGGCGGGATTCACCACCGAACTGGTGGCGGACGGCACCAGTGGCCAGCATCTCGCGCTGACCGGCGACTACGACCTGTTGATCCTCGATGTGATGCTGCCCGGCCGCGACGGCTGGCAGATCCTGCAAGCCGTGCGCAGCGCCGGCCTGGATATCCCGGTGCTGTTCCTCACCGCTCGCGATGCCGTGGAGGACCGCGTACATGGCCTGGAACTGGGCGCCGACGATTACCTGGTCAAGCCGTTCGCCTTTTCCGAGCTGTTGGCGCGAGTGCGTAGCCTGTTGCGCCGTGGCAGCAGCACACCACAGGAAACCACCCTGCAACTGGCCGACCTGCGCCTGGACCTGATCCGACGCCGCGTCGAGCGCGATGGCCAACGCATCGACCTGACCGCCAAGGAGTTCTCGCTGCTGGAACTGCTGCTGCGCCGTCAGGGCGAAGTGCTGCCCAAGACGCTGATCGCCTCCCAGGTCTGGGATATGAATTTCGACAGCGACACCAACATCATCGAAGTCGCGATCCGCCGCCTGCGCCTCAAAGTCGACGACAACTTCCCCAGCAAGCTGATCCACACCATTCGCGGCATGGGCTATGTGCTGGAGGAACGGTGCAATTGA
- a CDS encoding DUF4404 family protein, which translates to MPDRKKLEEQVNILRGQLEQQPPLPQEKREALEALIAKFELQLELEPATQTPSISDDVSQAAIEFDAEHPVISGTLRNIMITLGNMGI; encoded by the coding sequence ATGCCTGATCGCAAAAAACTGGAAGAACAGGTCAATATCCTGCGCGGGCAATTGGAACAGCAACCGCCGCTGCCGCAAGAAAAACGTGAAGCGCTGGAGGCCCTGATTGCCAAGTTTGAATTACAACTTGAACTTGAGCCGGCCACTCAAACGCCCAGTATTTCCGACGACGTGAGTCAAGCGGCCATAGAGTTCGACGCTGAGCACCCGGTGATTTCCGGGACGCTGCGCAATATCATGATCACCTTGGGCAACATGGGCATCTGA
- a CDS encoding lipoprotein-releasing ABC transporter permease subunit translates to MFRPLSIFIGTRYTRAKRRNRFVSFISMTSMIGLALGVLAMIVVLSVMNGFQREMSSRILGMVPHATIVGVNPIDDWQPVAAAAMKNPQVTAAVPFTQMDGMFSYKGAMQPIEISGVDPAQEGKVSIVAQHIVQGKLEDLKPGEFGVVVGEITARRFRLNVGDKLTLIVPEISTAPGGITPRMQRLNVVGIFKVGAELDGSMALIHMADAAEIQHWQPNQVQSVRLALKDLYAAPKVSADIAGGLGAAYKADDWTHTQGSLFSAMKMEKTMIGLLLLMIVAVAAFNIIATLIMVVNDKGADIAILRTIGATPRQIMAIFMVQGTVIGIVGTLIGGVLGVIAALNVSELVGWVERVSGQHIFSSDVYFVSNLPSELQSGDVVLICTAGFVLSFLATIYPAYRAAKIEPAHALRYS, encoded by the coding sequence ATGTTCAGACCGTTATCGATTTTCATCGGCACGCGCTATACCCGCGCCAAGCGCCGCAACCGTTTTGTTTCGTTTATCTCGATGACCTCGATGATCGGCCTCGCCCTGGGCGTGCTGGCGATGATCGTGGTGCTGTCGGTGATGAACGGCTTCCAGCGTGAAATGAGCTCGCGCATCCTCGGCATGGTGCCCCACGCCACCATCGTCGGCGTGAACCCGATTGATGACTGGCAGCCGGTGGCCGCTGCGGCGATGAAAAATCCGCAAGTCACCGCTGCGGTGCCATTCACGCAGATGGATGGCATGTTCTCCTACAAGGGCGCGATGCAGCCGATTGAGATCAGCGGCGTCGATCCGGCCCAGGAAGGCAAGGTGTCGATCGTTGCCCAGCACATCGTGCAGGGCAAGCTGGAAGACCTTAAACCCGGCGAATTTGGCGTGGTGGTCGGCGAAATCACCGCTCGGCGTTTTCGCCTGAACGTGGGCGACAAGCTCACTCTGATTGTGCCGGAGATCAGCACCGCACCGGGCGGCATCACCCCGCGCATGCAACGCTTGAACGTGGTCGGCATCTTCAAGGTCGGCGCCGAGCTGGATGGTTCAATGGCGTTGATCCACATGGCCGACGCGGCTGAGATTCAGCATTGGCAGCCGAACCAGGTGCAGAGCGTGCGCCTGGCGTTGAAGGACTTGTACGCGGCGCCCAAGGTGTCGGCGGACATCGCAGGCGGCCTGGGCGCGGCCTACAAGGCGGATGACTGGACCCACACCCAGGGCAGCCTGTTCAGCGCGATGAAAATGGAAAAAACCATGATCGGCCTGTTGCTGCTGATGATCGTTGCCGTGGCGGCGTTCAACATCATCGCCACCTTGATCATGGTGGTGAATGACAAGGGCGCGGACATTGCGATCCTGCGCACCATCGGCGCCACGCCCCGGCAGATCATGGCGATCTTCATGGTGCAGGGTACGGTGATCGGCATTGTCGGCACCTTGATCGGCGGCGTGCTGGGGGTGATTGCAGCGCTGAACGTGAGTGAGCTGGTGGGTTGGGTCGAGCGGGTGAGCGGGCAGCATATCTTCAGTTCGGACGTGTATTTCGTCAGCAACCTGCCGTCGGAACTGCAAAGTGGCGATGTGGTGCTGATTTGTACGGCCGGATTTGTGTTGAGCTTCCTGGCGACGATTTACCCGGCGTACCGGGCGGCGAAGATTGAGCCGGCGCACGCCTTGAGATATTCGTAA
- the rssB gene encoding two-component system response regulator RssB, which translates to MQKTSATLLIIDDDEVVRASLAAYLEDSGFSVLQASNGQQGLQVFERDQPDLVICDLRMPQMGGLELIRQVTERAPQTPVIVVSGAGVMNDAVEALRLGAADYLIKPLEDLAVLEHSVRRALDRARLLVENQRYREKLETANRELEASLNLLQEDQNAGRQVQMNMLPVSPWTIDEFQFAHQIIPSLYLSGDFVDYFRVDERRVAFYLADVSGHGASSAFVTVLLKFMTTRLLFESKRNGTLPEFTPSQVLGHINRGLISCKLGKHVTMVGGVIDEETGLLTYSIGGHLPMPVLYTPDSVRYLEGRGLPVGLFNEATYEDHILELPPTFSLTLMSDGILDLLPEPTLKEKEAALPQKVKSAGGSLDGLRQVFGLATLGEMPDDIALLVLSRNL; encoded by the coding sequence ATGCAAAAAACCAGTGCCACGCTGCTGATAATCGATGACGACGAAGTAGTACGCGCGAGTCTCGCGGCCTATTTGGAAGACAGTGGCTTCAGCGTCCTGCAGGCCAGCAATGGCCAACAGGGTCTCCAGGTATTCGAGCGCGACCAGCCCGACCTCGTGATCTGCGATCTGCGCATGCCCCAGATGGGTGGCTTGGAGCTGATTCGGCAGGTGACCGAGCGTGCGCCGCAGACGCCGGTGATTGTCGTGTCCGGTGCCGGCGTGATGAACGACGCTGTCGAGGCTTTGCGCCTGGGCGCTGCCGACTACCTGATCAAGCCCCTCGAAGACCTGGCGGTACTGGAGCACTCTGTGCGTCGCGCCTTGGATCGTGCGCGCTTGCTGGTAGAGAACCAGCGCTACCGCGAAAAGCTCGAAACCGCCAACCGCGAACTCGAAGCCAGCCTTAACCTGCTCCAGGAAGACCAGAACGCCGGTCGCCAGGTGCAGATGAACATGCTGCCGGTCAGCCCTTGGACGATCGACGAATTCCAGTTTGCTCATCAGATCATCCCGTCACTGTACCTGTCGGGTGATTTTGTCGACTATTTCCGCGTGGATGAGCGGCGCGTTGCGTTCTACCTGGCCGATGTGTCCGGCCACGGTGCTTCTTCTGCTTTTGTCACCGTGTTGTTGAAGTTCATGACCACGCGGCTGTTGTTCGAGTCCAAACGCAATGGCACCTTGCCGGAGTTCACCCCTTCGCAAGTGCTGGGCCACATCAACCGAGGCCTGATCAGTTGCAAGCTGGGCAAGCACGTGACGATGGTTGGCGGCGTGATCGACGAAGAAACCGGTCTTTTGACCTACAGTATTGGCGGTCACCTGCCGATGCCAGTTTTATATACGCCTGACAGTGTGCGTTACCTGGAAGGACGTGGTCTGCCCGTTGGCTTGTTCAATGAAGCCACCTACGAAGACCACATCCTGGAACTGCCGCCAACCTTCAGCCTGACGCTGATGTCTGACGGTATCCTGGACCTTCTTCCAGAGCCTACACTCAAAGAGAAAGAAGCCGCCTTGCCCCAAAAGGTCAAGTCGGCGGGCGGCAGCCTGGATGGCCTGCGGCAGGTTTTTGGATTGGCCACGCTAGGGGAGATGCCGGATGATATCGCCCTATTGGTGTTGAGCAGGAATCTTTGA
- a CDS encoding heavy metal sensor histidine kinase, with protein MIKRLSLASRLALLFAACTAVVSLIAGVLFNQASEAHFIELDQQQLDSKLIALRSTLQGVDSPQAFAQREPQLRAELNRQPDLALRITAAGQRWLDDAPGVTLPSTPGLHSLQNAGTDYRVYNAPLMPDQTDSPQLSLMLDITHHQHFLQRMQHLIWLTVGLSALATALLGAWAARRGLRPLRRMGEVAAGVSAHSLTQRLPQQHMPAELAELAQAFNAMLGRLDDAFQRLSAFSADIAHELRTPLSNLLTQTQVILTQPRPLEDYREALHSNLEELQWMAQLVNDMLYLAKADHGLLVPKREALDLALEVDALLEFFALLAEDAHVTLVREGTAHITGDRGMLRRALSNLLDNALRFTPAGGEVRVSMVDGATLRVENSGEGIPPELLPRLFDRFYRADPARHEGSSEHAGLGLAITQSIVRAHGGKIFCESEAGCTRFIIELHG; from the coding sequence TTGATCAAGCGCCTATCTCTGGCCAGCCGCCTGGCACTGTTGTTTGCCGCCTGTACGGCGGTGGTCTCGCTGATTGCAGGCGTGCTGTTCAACCAAGCCAGTGAGGCGCACTTCATCGAGTTGGACCAGCAGCAACTCGACAGCAAACTGATAGCGTTGCGCAGCACCTTGCAGGGTGTCGATTCGCCTCAAGCATTCGCCCAACGCGAGCCGCAACTGCGCGCCGAACTCAATCGCCAGCCAGACCTTGCCCTACGCATCACCGCCGCCGGCCAGCGCTGGCTGGACGATGCGCCCGGCGTCACCCTGCCCTCAACGCCCGGCCTGCACAGCCTGCAAAACGCCGGCACCGACTACCGCGTGTACAACGCACCCTTGATGCCCGACCAAACCGACTCGCCACAACTGAGCCTGATGCTCGACATCACCCATCACCAGCACTTCCTGCAGCGCATGCAGCATTTGATCTGGCTCACCGTTGGCCTCTCGGCCCTGGCCACCGCGCTCCTGGGCGCCTGGGCCGCGCGTCGCGGGTTGCGGCCGCTACGGCGTATGGGTGAAGTGGCCGCCGGCGTGTCGGCCCATTCCCTGACCCAGCGCCTGCCCCAGCAACACATGCCGGCGGAACTGGCGGAACTGGCGCAAGCCTTCAACGCCATGCTCGGTCGCCTGGATGATGCATTCCAACGCCTGTCGGCGTTCTCCGCCGATATCGCCCACGAACTGCGCACCCCGCTGTCAAACCTGCTGACCCAGACCCAGGTCATCCTCACCCAGCCGCGCCCGCTGGAGGATTACCGCGAGGCGCTGCACAGCAACCTGGAGGAGCTGCAATGGATGGCGCAACTGGTCAATGACATGCTGTACCTGGCCAAGGCGGATCATGGCTTGTTGGTACCCAAACGTGAGGCCCTGGACCTGGCGCTTGAAGTGGATGCCCTGCTGGAGTTTTTCGCTTTGCTGGCGGAGGACGCCCACGTCACCCTGGTGCGCGAAGGCACGGCCCATATCACGGGTGATCGCGGCATGTTGCGCCGGGCGCTATCGAACTTGCTCGATAACGCACTGCGGTTTACGCCAGCGGGCGGTGAAGTGCGTGTGAGTATGGTGGATGGCGCAACGCTGAGGGTTGAGAACAGCGGCGAAGGCATTCCACCAGAGCTGCTCCCGAGATTGTTCGACCGATTCTATCGGGCCGATCCGGCGCGCCATGAAGGCAGCAGCGAGCATGCCGGGCTGGGGCTGGCGATTACCCAGTCGATTGTAAGAGCGCATGGGGGGAAGATTTTTTGTGAATCAGAGGCGGGATGCACAAGGTTTATAATTGAGCTGCACGGGTAA
- a CDS encoding VacJ family lipoprotein: MRWSHYFAQLSVCATVLLAPLAAQAASEDDPWESVNRPIFTFNDTVDTYALKPLAQGYQWITPQFVEDGIHNFFRNIGDVGNLANNVLQLKPHNAGVDTARLLVNTTFGVLGFIDVGTKMGLQRNDEDFGQTLGYWGVGSGPYVMIPLLGPSTLRDAPSKYVDSYTQPYRYMDDVSLRNSVMGLGIVDTRASLLDSEKLITGDKYTFIRNAYLQNREFKVKDGKVVDDF; the protein is encoded by the coding sequence ATGCGCTGGAGCCACTACTTCGCTCAGCTGTCGGTGTGTGCCACTGTCCTGCTGGCGCCGCTCGCCGCACAGGCCGCGTCGGAAGATGATCCATGGGAAAGCGTCAACCGCCCGATCTTCACGTTCAACGACACCGTTGATACCTACGCCCTCAAGCCACTGGCCCAAGGCTATCAGTGGATCACCCCGCAATTTGTCGAAGACGGTATCCACAACTTCTTCCGCAATATCGGCGATGTCGGCAACCTGGCCAACAACGTGCTGCAACTCAAGCCTCACAATGCCGGCGTCGATACGGCCCGCTTGTTGGTCAACACCACGTTCGGGGTGCTGGGCTTTATTGATGTCGGCACCAAAATGGGGCTTCAGCGCAACGATGAGGACTTCGGCCAGACCCTGGGTTACTGGGGCGTGGGCAGCGGTCCGTACGTGATGATCCCTTTGCTGGGCCCAAGCACACTGCGTGATGCGCCGTCCAAGTACGTGGACAGCTACACCCAGCCGTACCGTTATATGGATGATGTGTCGCTGCGCAACAGTGTCATGGGCCTGGGCATCGTCGACACCCGTGCCAGCCTGCTCGACAGTGAGAAGCTGATCACCGGCGACAAGTACACCTTCATTCGTAACGCCTACCTGCAGAACCGTGAGTTCAAGGTCAAGGATGGCAAGGTCGTCGATGACTTCTAA